CGCATCACGGCCGGTTTCCCGATCAGCTTCGCGAACACGTTGCCGAGCCGGTAGTAGCCGCCCATCAACTCCGCGACGGCCATCGGATAACCCTGCAGCGCGCGCTCACGCGAGGAGCCTTCCGGCCGGGCGAGCGCCTGCACCACGGCTTCGGCCGCCAGCTGCGCCGACTCCATCGCCGCCGAGATGCCCTCGCCGTTGAACGGGCTGACCATGCCGCCCGCGTCGCCGAGCAGCAGCAGTCCGTCGCGGTAGTGCGGGGTGCGGTTGAAGCCCATCGGCAGCCCGGCGCCGCCGACCTTGCCGATCGCGTTCTCCTCGCGATAGCCCCATTCCTCGGGGGTGCTGTCGAGCCACTGGCGCAGCAGCGCGCGGTAGTCGGTGCTGCGGAAGGCCTTCGAGGTGGACAGCATGCCGAGGCCGATGTTCACCGTGCCGTCGCCGAGCGGGAACGCCCAGCCGTAACCGGGCAGCAGCTTCGGCCGGGCCGGATCGGTGCGGTCCCACAGCTCGAGGTGGCCCTCGATGAACGGGTCGTCGTGCCGCGGGCTCTTGTAGTACCGGCGCACGGCCACACCCATCGGGCGCTTCTCGTTCTTGCCGATGCCCACGCTCAGCGCGAGCCGCGCGGACACCCCGTCGCAGGCCAGCACCAGCGGCGCGCGGTAGCTGACCGGGCGCTTCTCCTCGCCGGTCTTGGCCTCGACCCCGACCACGCGCCCGGTGGCGTCGGTGATCGCGCCGGTGACCGTGGTGCGTTCCAGCAGGCGCGCGCCCGCCTTGACCGCGGTCTTCGCCAGCAGGTCGTCGAAGTCCTGGCGGGTGCGGGAAACACCGTAGGGCGGGTAGCTGGTCAGCTCCGGCCAGTCCAGTTCCAGGGTCAGCTCGCCGGTGAGGATGCGCAGGCCGCGGCTGTGCACCCAGCCCGCGTCCTCGCTGGTGTCGATGCCGAGATCGATCAACTGCTTCACCCCGCGCGGGGTGAGCCCGTCACCGCAGACCTTCTCGCGCGGGAAAACCGTCTTCTCCAGCAGCAGCACGTCCACGCCGGCCCTGGCGAGATAGGTGGCGACGGTGGAGCCCGCCGGGCCCGCGCCGACCACGATCACCTCGGCGTCGCGAGTTTGCTGCAGAGAGGTCATGTGGCCGAGTGTACGGGCGGCTTGGTGGCCCGATGGATTGCTACGACGCCGAATGTGAGGTTCATCCACTCCACATCGGTCCAGCCCGCCGAGGCGATGATCTCGCCGAACTCGCGCTGCGCGGGCCAGGCGAGCATGGATTCGGCGAGGTAGCCGTAGGCGTCCGGATTGGACGAGAACCGGCGCCCGACCCAGGTCATCGCCTTGAGGATGAACCGGCGGTAGAGGAAGCGGATCGGCGGGAAGGTCGGCGTGGACACCTCGCAGACGACCAGCCGCCCGCCCGGCCGCACCACGCGCGCCAGCTCGGTCAGCGCGGCCTTGGTGTCGACGAAGTTCCGGATGCCGAGCGAGACCGTGGCCGCGTCGAAGCTGTCGTCGGCGAACGGCAGGTGCAGCGCGTCCGCGGCGACCATCGGCACCTTGCGGTGCAGTCCCGCGCGCAGCATGCCGATGGAGAAGTCCGCGGCCAGGCACCAGGCGCCGTTGGCGGCGTACTCGGTGGTGGACACCCCGGTGCCGGCGGCCAGGTCGAGCACCTTCTCCCCGCGCTTGGCGGCGAGCACCCGCGAGGTGGTGACCCGCCAGCGGCGGTCGAAGCCGAAGGTCATGAACGAGTTCGCGCGGTCGTATCCGTCGGCGACGCCGTCGAACATGGCGGCGACCTCACGCGGATCCTTGTCGAGGCTGGCTCGGGACATGCCGCCACATTACGTCGCTACCCGCCCAGGACGCGCAACATGCCCCGGACCGCGCTCGGCCAGGTGAACTCCTCCGCCCGCGACCTGGCCGCCGCGCGGCGCTCGGGTTCGGGGCGCCCGAGCACCCCGGTGACCCCGGCGGCGAAGGCGGGCGCGTGGTCTTCGACGGCCGCGCCACCGGGCGGGCGCACGATCTCGCGCAGCGCGGACGAGGCCGAGACGACCGCGGGGGTGCCGGAGGCGAGCGCTTCGAGCGCGGCCAGTCCGAAGGTCTCGTGCGGGCCGGGCGCGAGCGAGACGTCGGCCGAAGCGAGCAGCCTGGCGACCTCGGCGCGTTCGGCGACGAAGCCGAGAAAGGTCACCGGCAGCCCGCGCGCCCGCCGCTCCAGCGCGCGCCGCCGCGGGCCGTCCCCGGCGATCACCAGCCGGACGTCCACTCCGGACTCGGTCAGCTCGGCCACGGTGTCCACGCTGCGCTCCACGTGCTTCTCCGGCGACAGGCGTCCACAGTGGACGATCAGCGCCTCGGCCCCGCCGAGCAGTTCACGCCGCAGCGCGGGATCGTGCCGTCGTGGGGTGAAGGCGAGCAGGTCGACACCCAGCGGCACCCGGCGCACGTTGGGCACGCCGATCCGGTCGAATTCGGCGCGGGCGAACGCGGTGGTGCAGACCACCGTGTCGTAGCTGCCCGCCATCCGCCGGTTCGCCGCGTCCGCCCAGTGCCTGGCCACCGGCGCGGGCACCAGGAACTGCTCCAGCAGCCGGTCCAGCCGCTCGTGCGAGATGACCACGCTCGGCACGCCGTGCCGCCGCGCCCAGGTCCCCATGCCGCGCAGGGTCAGCCGGTCGGACACCTCCAGCCGGTCCGGCCGCAGCCCGCGCAGCACTAGGCGCACCCGGTGCGGGTCGACCGCGCGATAACCGCCGGTGCCCGGGATCCGGGGCGCGGGGAGCTGGAACCGGCGCACACCGGTCGGCAGCACTTCTTCGGCGTGCCGCTGCCCTGGAACCACCAAGGTCACCTCGTGGCCGTCCGCCACGTAGCCCGCGCCGAGGTGGTGCAGCGCGGTGCGCAACCCGCCCGACCGCGGCCCGTAGAAGTTCGCGAGCTGGACGATGTGCACTCAGGCCGCCTGCGCCGCCCGGCCGGCCACCGCCTCGTAGTGGCCCATCAGCTCACCGCACACCGCGGGCCAGGTCCGGCCGAGCACCACCTTGCGCGCCCGGCCGCCGAGTCGTTCGCGCAGCGCCGGGTCGCGCAGTTCGTCCACGCGGGCGAGCAGTCCGGTGGCGAAGCGCGCGCGGTCCGCGGGCAGCAGGAAGCCGGTCCGGCCGTGCAGCACGAGGTCACGCGGGCCGCCCGCGTCCGGCGCGAGCACCGGCAGGCCGGAGGCCATCGCCTCCTGCACCGCCTGGCAGAAGGTCTCGTGCGGGCCGGTGTGCACGAAGACGTCGAGGCTGGCGTACGCGACCGACAGCTCGTCGCCGTACTTCGCGCCGAGGAAGGCGGCGCCGGGCAGACGTTCGCGCAGGCCGTCCAACTCGGGGCCGTCGCCGACGACGACCACGCGGATGCCGGGCACCCCGGCCAGCGTGGTCAGGCGGTCGACCTCCTTCTCCGGGGCGAGCCTGCCGACAAAACCGACCAGCAGCTCGCCGTTCGGCGCGAGTTCGGCGCGCAGCGCGGGATCGGCGTGCGACGGCGAGAACCGCTCGATATCCACACCCCGGCCCCAGCGGTGCACGCGCGGCACCCCGTGCGCCCGCAGTTCACGCACCGAATCGCTGGACGGCGCGAGCGTGCGGTCCGCCCGCGAGTGCACCCGCCGGACCCAGCGCCAGGCCGCCCGCGCGCCGAGACCGAGGCCGTACGCGGCGGCGAACCCGGCGATGTCGGTCTGGTACACCGCGATCGACGGCACACGCAGCCGCCGGGCCGCGGCGAGCCCGCGCGCCCCGACCACGAACGGTGAAGCCAGGTGCACCACGTCCGGGCGGAACTCGGCCATCGCGGTGAGCACGGTCCTGGTCGGCACCCCGATCGGCAGCGAGTTGACCACCGGCAGGCCGAGCGCCGGGATCCGCACCACCGGCGCGCCCCGGTATTCGGCCGGACCGGCGCCCGGTGCGATCACGAGCACCTCGTGCGCCCGGTCGCGCAGGTGCTCGACCACCCGCAGCACGGAGTTGGTGACGCCGTTGACCTGCGGCAGGAAGCTTTCGGTGACGATGGCGATACGCACGATCGGACTGTCGCACGCGCGGGTGACGCACCGGCCAACGGCGTTCGAACTCCTCGGCTCACCGTGAACTGGCCACGGGCTGGTCACCTCACCGTCGGGTTCCGGTCACCGAGCGCGGCCATGCTAGAGCGGCGTGACCCTCTTGTCGTCCCGCCCGGCCAGGCCCGTCGAGCCCGCCCTGCTGTCCAAGGCCCTCGAAGTCGCCGGTCGGCTGGCGAACGACGCGACCGACGTGATCACCGCGACCGCCGGCCGGGGTGCCCGGCCGGAGACCGGGGACACGCCGTTCGACTGGGTCACCGACACCGAGCGCATCCTGGAGCGGCACACCCGCCGGGTGCTGACCGCCGAGTTCCCCGGGGTGCCGGTGGTCGGCGAGGAGTTCGGCGCCGACCTCGGCGCCCACGAAGCCGAGTACCGCTGGGTGGTGGACCCGGTCGACGGCACCGCGAACTACGTGGCCGGAATGCCGTGGTGCGCGTTCAGCCTGGCGCTGGTCGACTCGTCGGGACCGGTGGTCGGGGTGATCGCCGACCCGTACCGGGGCCAGATCTACGCGGCGGCCCGCGGTCGCGGCGCACGGGCGAACGGCACCCCGGTGCGGTTGTCGGGCGAGCCGATGCGGACCACCGGCGCGATCATCTGCACGGAACTGGGCCGTGGTGGCGCGTGGCCGGGCATGGCGGGCTTCATCGAACAGGCCTCCGCCGCGCACGCCGGGGTGCGGGTGCTCGGCTCGGCGGCGCTGTCGGTGGCGCAGGTGGCGATGGGGCACGCGGGCGCGGCCGTGCTGCACAGCTACCACGAATGGGACGTCGCGGCCGCGGTCGCGCTGGCCATCGAATCGGGCGCGGTGGTGATGGACCGGCACGGGGAAGGCAACGCGCTGCCCTCGGACGGCCTGCTGGTGGCCGCTCCTGGCCTGGCCGAAGCCGTTCTCGACTGGTGGCGGGGTACGTCAGTCAGCCGGGGCTGACGCGGCCGACCGGCGCAGCAGGCGACGCGAGAACCACCAGGCCGGACCGGCGACCAGCCAGGTGAACAGGACCGTCGTGCCCAGCGGCAGCAGCGTCAGCGACGCACTCCGGCCCGCGACGCGCGCCAGCTCCGGGTCCTCGGTGTTGTATTCGACCCGGACCAGCTGACCGGCCTGCAGACCCTCGGGGTAGAGCACGCCCAGCGACGGCGTGTGCGCCACACCGTCCGGGGTGACGAACCGGATCAGCGTCCGGTCGAACGAAACCGACAGCACCTCGGCGTCGGCCAGGCCGCGGTGGTCGGTGATCGAACCGTCGTTGCGCACCGCGGCGAAGAAGAGCGTCACGCAGAGCAGGGTGAGCACGGCGGCGACGCCGACCAGCACGCGGACACCGATCCGCAGCAGCTTCTCACTCCTGGGGGACATGGGGACACCCTAGGCACTGGCCGGTGAGTCTGGTCGATGGGCTTCGTGATCCAGACCGCGAGCGTGGCTCGCCGGACAGTGCCTAGCCACCCGGGACCCGCAGGCGTGGCGGGTTGCCGACACCTGCGAGCCCCGGGTGCGGGCTGGTCGTGCCGATGCCCGCCAGCCGTGTGCCGGACTAGTAGTCGCGGCCCGCTTCCGTGCCGTGGTCGTGACCGTGCCCGTGCTCCGCCAGTTCGGCGTGCGTGAGCTTGATCTTCGACCACGACTTCGGCTCGGCGGGCGCGCCGTCGGCCGCCCGGGCCACGGTCGCCGCCGAAACCGCGGACGGCTGTCCCGTCGGGCTGAACTCCGGGCGTCCCGGGGTGTACAGCCAGGTCTGGAACAGGTCGTACAGCGGCTTGCCGGAGATCTTCTCCGACAGCGCGATGAACTCCGGAATGGTGGCGTGCGTGCCCTTCTTCTGCGCCTGCCAGGTCTGCAGGATCTTGAAGAAGCTCTCGTCGCCGACCGCCTTGCGCAACGCGTGCACGGTCAGCGCGCCGCGGTCGTAGACGGCCGCGTCGAACTGCTTGTCCGGCCCCGGGTCACCGGGCTTGACCTGCCAGAACGGGCTGTCCGCCGGGTAGGAGTTGTACAGGTACTCGGCCAGTTCGTCGGCCGTGCCCTCACCGATGCTCTCCGACCACAGGAACTCCGCGTAGCTGGCGAAGCCCTCGTTCAGCCAGATGTCGCTCCACTTGCCCAGCGACACCGAGTCGCCGAACCACTGGTGCGCCACCTCGTGCGCGACCACCGAGGTGTTCGAGCCGTTGCGCCAGAAGCTGTTGCCGTAGACCGAGCGCGTCTGGTTCTCCAGCGCGAAGCCGATCGCGTTGGACGCCACCCCGCCCTGCGCTTCGAACGGGTAGGGCCCGAACTGGGTGGCCAGGAAGTCGGTGACCTCGGGCGTGCGCTCGATGCTGGCCTTCGCGGCGGGCAGCGCGGCGCCCAGCGCCGGGTCGTATGCGGACAGGAACGGCTGCCCGCTCGGCGTGGTCGACTGCAGCACCTCGAACCCGCCGACGGCGAGGAAGGCCAGGTAGGTGGCCTGCGGCTGGGTGCTGCGCCAGTTCCACCGCGTCCAGCCGGTGCGCTGCTTGGTCTTGCGCACCAGGGTGCCGTTGGTGATGGCGGAAACGGCGTCGGGGACCTCGACGGAGACGTCGAAGGTGGCCTTGTCGGTGGGGTGGTCGTTGGCCGGGTACCACCACTCCGAGCTGAACGGCTCGTCCACCACTTCGGCGCCGGTCGGCGTCTTGCGCCAGGCCGTCGCACCGTCGACGACGACCTTCGACGGCGTGTCGGCGTAGCTGACCACGATGGTGACGAACTGGTTCTTCGCCAGCGGCTTGGCCGGCTTCACCACCAGCTCGCTGGGGTCCTTCGCGTCCTTGCTGAACTGCGCGGGCGCGTTGTTCACCCGCACCGAACTGACCTTGAGCGCGAAGTCCAGGTTGAGCGCGGACAGCTCCTGCGTGGTGGTGGCCAGGATGGTCGTCTGCCCGGACAGCTGGTCGGTCGACGGCTGGTAGGTCAGCCTGATGTCGTAGTGCTGGACGTCGTAACCCCCGTTGCCGGCACCCGGGTAGTAGGCGTCCCCGGCCCCTGGCGCACCGGGCGCCGGGGCGGCGCTGGCCGTGGAGGCCAGCAGGATCGAGGCGAGGCCGGTGGCCACCGCACCGACTCCCGCGCGAGTTCTCAGGCGCATCTATACCCTCCGAAGTGTCCGTGGCTCGAGCTTGGGCGAACCTATCGCCGCGGCTGGGTCCGAGGAACAACCAAAAGGAGGGTCTTGCCTGCTGAGAACGGTCCAACCGGGAATTCCACGGTCGACCTGAACAGTGACCTCGGCGAGGGCTTCGGGATCTGGTCCCTCGGCGACGACGAAGCGCTGCTGGACGTGGTGACCAGCGCGAACGTCGCCTGCGGTTTCCACGCCGGTGACCCGACGATCATGCGTGCCACCTGCGACCGGGCCGCCAGGTCCGGCGTGGTGATCGGCGCGCAGGTGTCCTATCGCGACCTCGCCGGCTTCGGCAGGCAGCGGATGGACGTGCCGCCGGACCGGCTCGCGGACGAAATCACCTACCAGATCGGCGCGCTGGACGCCTTCGCGCGCGCGGCCGGGACGCGGGTCGCGTACGTGAAGCCGCATGGAGCGCTCTACAACACCGTGGTGACCGACTCGGTGCAGGCCGGGGGCGTCGCCGAAGGCGTGCGGCGGTACGGCTCGCTGCCGGTGCTCGGCCTGCCGGGGTCCGCCCTGCTTTCGGCCGCGGAAGCCGCCGGGCTGCCCACGGTGACCGAGGCGTTCGCCGACCGGGCCTACACCCCGGAGGGCCACCTGGTCTCGCGGCGGGAACCGGGCGCGGTGCTGCACGACGCCTCGGTGATCGCCGCGCGTTGTGTCGACCTGGCCACACACGGCCGGATCACCGCCATCGACGGCTCCACGGTGACGGTCGGCGCCCGCTCGATCTGCGTACACGGAGACACGCCGGGCGCGGTGGAAATCGCCCGCGCGGTACGAGCGGCGCTGGAGGACGCGGGCATCCGCCCACAGGCTTTCGCGGACTGAAGCAGGTCAGCAGACTTCCGCGGACTGAAGCAGGTCAGCAGACTTCTGCGGGCTGACGCAGGCGGCAGACTTCCGCGGGCAAAAAGCAGGCAGCAGGCTTCCACGAGCTGAAGCAGGCCAGGCTTCTGCGGGCTGAAGCAGGTTTCAGACCGAGGCGGAAACGGCAGCCCGAAGGCGGGCGTGCAGGTCGCGGTGCCGGGCGCGGTCGACCCGCACCTCGATCACCCGCAGGCCGGGTGCCGGGCGCAGCGCGGCCCGGAACTCGGTCAGCGTCTCGGCCACCACGTGCGGCACGCGGTACCCGGCGCACAACGCGCCGAGGTCCGCCCCGTGCGGGGTGCCGAAGACCCGCTCGAACCCGGCGCTGTGCTCCGGCGCGCCCTGCTCCAGCAGCGTGAAGATGCCACCACCGTCGTCGTTCAGCACCACGATGGTCAGGTCCGGCCGCGACTCGGCGGGCCCGGTGAGCAGGCCGTTGATGTCGTGCAGGAAGGTCAGGTCGCCGAGCAGCGCGTATGACGGTCCCTTGTGGACGCTGGCGGCGCCGATCGCGGTGGACACCGCGCCGTCGATGCCTGCCACCCCGCGGTTGCGGTGCACCAGCACGTCCGGCCGCATGCCGCCGGCCAGCGCGATGTCCCGCGTCGGGTTCGACGGCCCGACCACCAGCATCGCGTCCTCCGGCAGCGCCTCGACCAGCTCCGCGGCCAGCCGCAGGCCGGTCGGCCACGCCTCCTCGGCCAGCGCCTCGCGGACCGCGGCCTTCGCCGCCGCGTCCGCGCGCTGCCAGCTCGCCAGCCACTCCGGGTCGGCGGGCTTGGTCGGCTCGGCGAACCACTGGCCCACCTGCCGCACGTTGTGCGCGGGGGCAGGCCAGTCCGAATCCGGCCGGACCAGCAGCACCTCCACGTCCGCGTCCGAGAGCAGCGCCTGGACCTGCCGGAACACCGTCGGCCTGCCGAGGCAGAGCACCTGCTCCGGCTTGTGCCGTTCGATGAACTCCGGCACCCCGAGCAGCCAGGCACCGGCACCGATCGCGGTCGACCCGGTCAGCCCGATGCCGCCGGTCTCCGAGACCACCGGCCAGCCGTGCTGCTCGGCCCATTCGCTGGCCGCGCCGACCCCGGTGTCACAGGCGATGACCAGGCCGTGCCGCGCCGAGGGCACCACGAACGCGGGCAGCGCGCCGAAGTCGGGCAGCTCGGTCCACCGGGCACCGCCGGGGCGGCCCTCCAGCGACTCGTACCACTCGCCGTCCTCTTCGTCCGGCACCAGCGGCTCGCGAAAGGGGATGTTCAGGTGGACCGGCCCGCTGCGCCACTCGCCGTAGGCCGCGTTCCAGGCCCGGCAGACCTGGCTGCGCCAGTACGAGTTCTGCCCGGCGCGGCGTTCGGCGACCGCCAGCTCGTCGCCGTAGCGGACCGCGTCGCCGTAGAGGCGGCGCTGGTCGATGACCTGGTTGGCCCCCGCCGCGCGCAGCTCGGGCGGGCGATCGGCGGTGAGCACGATCAGCGGCACCCCGGCTCGGTCGGCTTCGAGCACGGCGGGGTGGAAGTTCGAGGCGGCGGTGCCCGAGGTGCACAGCACGGCCACCGGGCGGCCGGTGCGCGCGGCGATGCCGAGCGCGAGGAAGGCGGCGCTGCGCTCGTCGATCCGGACGTGCAGCCGCAGCTTGCCGGTCGACGCCGCGTCGTAGAGCGCGAGCGAGAGCGGGGCGTTGCGGGAGCCGGGGCAGAGCACGACGTGCGAGACGGTGTTGCGGATCAGCTCGTCCACGATCACCCTGGCCTGCGCGGTCGACGGGTTCACCGGGCGTCCCCCGGCAGGTCCTCCGCGCTCATGGCCATAGGTCCTATTCTCCCAGGCGTGAGTGACGCCCAAGTTTCCGAGCTGTTCGACCCCGCCTCTTGGTCCGAGGTCGAAGGGTTCGACTTCACCGACATCACCTACCACCGTTCCACGGAGAGCCGCTCAGGCAAACGCGTCGTCCGGGTGGCATTCGACCGGCCGGACGTCCGCAACGCCTTCCGGCCGCACACCGTCGACGAGCTGTACCGCGCGCTCGACCACGCGCGGATGAGCTCGGACGTCGGCTGCGTGCTGCTCACCGGCAACGGCCCGTCGTCGCGGGACGGCGGGTGGGCTTTCTGCTCCGGTGGTGACCAGCGTATTCGCGGTCGGTCCGGGTATCAGTACGCGGACGGGGAGACCTCCGACACGGTGGACCCCGCGCGGGCCGGGCGGCTGCACATCCTCGAGGTCCAGCGGCTCATCCGATTCATGCCGAAAGTCGTGGTAGCGGTGGTGCCGGGCTGGGCGGCGGGCGGCGGGCACTCGCTGCACGTGGTGTGCGATCTCACGCTCGCCTCGGCCGAGCACGCGCGGTTCAAGCAGACCGACGCCGACGTCGGCTCGTTCGACGGCGGGTACGGCTCGGCCTACCTGGCCCGGCAGGTCGGGCAGAAGTTCGCCCGCGAGATCTTCTTCCTCGGCCGGTCCTACACCGGCGAGGAAATGCACCGCATGGGCGCGGTCAACGCGGTGTTCCCGCACGCCGAGCTGGAGGCCGAGGCGCTGCGCTGGGCGTGGGAGATCAACGGCAAGTCGCCGACCGCGCAGCGCATGCTCAAGTACTCGTTCAACCTGATCGACGACGGCCTGGTCGGCCAGCAGCTCTTCGCCGGGGAAACCACCCGGCTGGCGTACATGCAGGACGAGGCGGTCGAGGGCCGCGACGCCTTCCTGCAGAAACGCGATCCGGACTGGTCCGGCTACCCGTACTACTACTGATGCGGGTCGTCGCCGAGTTCTCGGAACTGCCGGGGGCACTGGCCGCGGCGCTGGACGGCGGTCCGGCGGTGCTGCCGGTCGGCGACCCCGCGCTGGCCGAGGCGATGCGGCCGGACCTGCCGGTCGAGGACGGCACCGCGGTGATCATCGCGACCTCGGGCTCGACCGGGGCGCCGAAGGGCGTGCTGCTGTCCGCGGCCGCGCTGCGGGCGTCCGCGGAAGCCACGCACGAGCGGCTCGGCGGGCCGGGTCGCTGGCTGCTCGCGACGCCACCGCAGTACATCGGCGGACTCCAGGTGCTGGTGCGCTCGATGCTCGCCGGGACCTCGCCGGTGGTGCTCGACTCGCGGGCCGGGTTCCGGGCGACGGACTTCGCCGACGGTGTGCGCGAGCTGGTCCGGCGGCCGGGGCCGCACTACAGCGCGCTGGTGCCGACACAGCTGTCGCGACTGGTGGACGCGGGGCCGGAGGTGACGCGTGAGGTCGCGCGACTGGACGCGATCGTGCTCGGCGGGGCCGCGCTGGACCCCGGGCTCGCCGAACGCGCGGCTTCGGCCGGCATCACCGCGGTGCCCGCGTACGGCATGAGCGAGACCGCCAGCGGCTGCGTCTACCAGGGCGTTCCATTGTCCGGAGTGGACATTCGCATCGGTGGCGGCGGCCGGGTGGAGATCGCCGGTTCCGTGCTGGCGCACGGGTATCGGCTCAACCCGGAGCTGACTGCGGAGTCCTTTGTGGATGGCTGGTTCCGCACCAGCGACCTCGGCCGGTTCGACGACGGGCGGCTGACGGTGCTCGGCCGCGCCGACGACGTGATCAACACCGGCGGGGTCAAGGTGCCCGCGGCCGCGGTGGAGCGGGCGTTGCTGGCGCACCCGTCGGTGCGGGCGGTCTGCGTGGTCGGCGTGCCGGATCCGGAGTGGGGCGAGGCCGTGGTGGCCGCGGTGGTGCCCGCGAAAGGCCCTCTTCCGGAGGACGAACTGCGGGCGCTCGTGCGGGCGGAAGCGGGCGCCGCGGCGGTGCCGAAGCGGCTGCTCGCGCTGGCCGAGCTGCCGCTGCGCGGGCCGGGCAAGGTGGACCGTAGCGGCGTTCGCACCTTAGCTGAACAGGGGTAACACGGTCAGGGATGGTTGATTGACAGATCACGTAGCGTGCCTTTGGCTGGCGTTCCGTGATCAAGAGAACCCGGGCGGTCACCCTGTGCGTGCTGCTCGCCCTGACCGCCCTGACCACCCCCGCCGTCGCCACCGGACCGGTGAGCTGGACGGTCGAACCACCGCGCGGCCGGATCGACCCGGTACCGGGCACACCGGCCAGTGCCTCACCACTGAGCATCGAGGAACTACCCGCCAAGCAGCTCCAGTCCGAAGTGGACACCGTGCGCGCGGAGTTCGGCGCGCCGGGAGTGGCGGTGGACCTCCGCGGGCAGCACCCGGACGGCCGGTGGACCGAATGGGTCGAGGCGCTGCCGGGCGCGCCGACCGTGCTGCCCGGCGCGACCCGTTCGGTGCAGGCGCGGCTGGTGCTGACCGGGCCGGTCGGCACGGCGGTCGGGCCGGTCGGGTTGACCGCCTGGCACGCGGGAACCGAGGTCACCGACCCGACGCTCGCCGCGACGTACCGGGTGTTCGCCACGCGTGAGGGCCTGGTCGGCGGGACCACCGCGAACGGGCACAAGATCGTGCAGCGGGACCATTTCGTGGCACTGCCGTCGCGGCGCGGGCTGGCGGGGAAGGGGCAGGGCAACTACTCGGTGAAGGTGTGCACGCCCGACCACGCGCGGTGCGAATGGGCACCGGTGTGGGACGTCGGGCCGTGGAACATCAAGGACGACTACTGGAGCGTCGAGCGGCTGAGCTGGGGTGAGCTGCCGCGCGGGCTGCCGCAGGCGCAGGCGGCGTACCAGCACGGGCACAACGGCGGGAAGGACCAGTTCGGCCGGAAGGTGGCGAACCCGGCGGGCATCGACCTGGCCGACGGCACCTTCTGGGACGGGCTGAAGCTGAAGGACAACGCCTGGGTGGACGTGACCTACCAGTGGACCGGCGGCGGTCCGTGGGGCACGGTGACCTCGCTGGACTCGCTGAACGTGCGCACCGGCCCGCACAGCGGCGAACGGCAGGTTGGCCTGGCGGCGCGGCACGCGCAGATCCGCATCGACTGCGCCGCGGCGGGGGAATCCGTCGACGGCACCGAAGGCACGAACGACCGCTGGTACCGGCTGGCGGAGGGCATGTACGTGTCGGGTGCCTACGTGCGACTGGCCCAGCCGCCGCCACCCTGCTGACCCTGCCGACCGGCGAAGAGCGCCGGTGACCAGAATGATCGGTATGGCGACGCTGACCGAATGGATCGAGGGGGCGCGGCCGCGAACGCTGCCGAACGCGGTGGCACCGGTGGTCGCCGGGATCGGGGCGGCGACGGCGCTCGACGCGTTCTCCTGGTGGCGCTCGCTGCTCGCGCTGGGCGTGTCGCTCGCGCTGATCATCGGCGTCAACTACGCCAACGACTACTCCGACGGCATCCGCGGCACCGACGCCGACCGCGTCGGCCCGCTGCGGCTGGTCGGCTCGGGCACGGCGAAGCCGAAGGCGGTGCTGGCCGCCGCGCTCACCTCGCTCGGGCTGGCCGGGGTGCTCGGGCTGGTGCTGGTCG
The genomic region above belongs to Amycolatopsis sp. YIM 10 and contains:
- a CDS encoding M1 family metallopeptidase, whose protein sequence is MRLRTRAGVGAVATGLASILLASTASAAPAPGAPGAGDAYYPGAGNGGYDVQHYDIRLTYQPSTDQLSGQTTILATTTQELSALNLDFALKVSSVRVNNAPAQFSKDAKDPSELVVKPAKPLAKNQFVTIVVSYADTPSKVVVDGATAWRKTPTGAEVVDEPFSSEWWYPANDHPTDKATFDVSVEVPDAVSAITNGTLVRKTKQRTGWTRWNWRSTQPQATYLAFLAVGGFEVLQSTTPSGQPFLSAYDPALGAALPAAKASIERTPEVTDFLATQFGPYPFEAQGGVASNAIGFALENQTRSVYGNSFWRNGSNTSVVAHEVAHQWFGDSVSLGKWSDIWLNEGFASYAEFLWSESIGEGTADELAEYLYNSYPADSPFWQVKPGDPGPDKQFDAAVYDRGALTVHALRKAVGDESFFKILQTWQAQKKGTHATIPEFIALSEKISGKPLYDLFQTWLYTPGRPEFSPTGQPSAVSAATVARAADGAPAEPKSWSKIKLTHAELAEHGHGHDHGTEAGRDY
- the menE gene encoding o-succinylbenzoate--CoA ligase; the protein is MRVVAEFSELPGALAAALDGGPAVLPVGDPALAEAMRPDLPVEDGTAVIIATSGSTGAPKGVLLSAAALRASAEATHERLGGPGRWLLATPPQYIGGLQVLVRSMLAGTSPVVLDSRAGFRATDFADGVRELVRRPGPHYSALVPTQLSRLVDAGPEVTREVARLDAIVLGGAALDPGLAERAASAGITAVPAYGMSETASGCVYQGVPLSGVDIRIGGGGRVEIAGSVLAHGYRLNPELTAESFVDGWFRTSDLGRFDDGRLTVLGRADDVINTGGVKVPAAAVERALLAHPSVRAVCVVGVPDPEWGEAVVAAVVPAKGPLPEDELRALVRAEAGAAAVPKRLLALAELPLRGPGKVDRSGVRTLAEQG
- the menD gene encoding 2-succinyl-5-enolpyruvyl-6-hydroxy-3-cyclohexene-1-carboxylic-acid synthase, coding for MNPSTAQARVIVDELIRNTVSHVVLCPGSRNAPLSLALYDAASTGKLRLHVRIDERSAAFLALGIAARTGRPVAVLCTSGTAASNFHPAVLEADRAGVPLIVLTADRPPELRAAGANQVIDQRRLYGDAVRYGDELAVAERRAGQNSYWRSQVCRAWNAAYGEWRSGPVHLNIPFREPLVPDEEDGEWYESLEGRPGGARWTELPDFGALPAFVVPSARHGLVIACDTGVGAASEWAEQHGWPVVSETGGIGLTGSTAIGAGAWLLGVPEFIERHKPEQVLCLGRPTVFRQVQALLSDADVEVLLVRPDSDWPAPAHNVRQVGQWFAEPTKPADPEWLASWQRADAAAKAAVREALAEEAWPTGLRLAAELVEALPEDAMLVVGPSNPTRDIALAGGMRPDVLVHRNRGVAGIDGAVSTAIGAASVHKGPSYALLGDLTFLHDINGLLTGPAESRPDLTIVVLNDDGGGIFTLLEQGAPEHSAGFERVFGTPHGADLGALCAGYRVPHVVAETLTEFRAALRPAPGLRVIEVRVDRARHRDLHARLRAAVSASV
- a CDS encoding LamB/YcsF family protein, which translates into the protein MPAENGPTGNSTVDLNSDLGEGFGIWSLGDDEALLDVVTSANVACGFHAGDPTIMRATCDRAARSGVVIGAQVSYRDLAGFGRQRMDVPPDRLADEITYQIGALDAFARAAGTRVAYVKPHGALYNTVVTDSVQAGGVAEGVRRYGSLPVLGLPGSALLSAAEAAGLPTVTEAFADRAYTPEGHLVSRREPGAVLHDASVIAARCVDLATHGRITAIDGSTVTVGARSICVHGDTPGAVEIARAVRAALEDAGIRPQAFAD
- a CDS encoding 1,4-dihydroxy-2-naphthoyl-CoA synthase, yielding MSDAQVSELFDPASWSEVEGFDFTDITYHRSTESRSGKRVVRVAFDRPDVRNAFRPHTVDELYRALDHARMSSDVGCVLLTGNGPSSRDGGWAFCSGGDQRIRGRSGYQYADGETSDTVDPARAGRLHILEVQRLIRFMPKVVVAVVPGWAAGGGHSLHVVCDLTLASAEHARFKQTDADVGSFDGGYGSAYLARQVGQKFAREIFFLGRSYTGEEMHRMGAVNAVFPHAELEAEALRWAWEINGKSPTAQRMLKYSFNLIDDGLVGQQLFAGETTRLAYMQDEAVEGRDAFLQKRDPDWSGYPYYY